The following proteins are encoded in a genomic region of Pyricularia oryzae 70-15 chromosome 6, whole genome shotgun sequence:
- a CDS encoding LysM domain-containing protein produces the protein MFRASIIATVGLCATQTLGAALLLWDSDFPLYDHDPDVPADCTLWWNTDDGLSCQTALSIAGVPVADLLRLSCQDWKTDRSYCLKASAAPTPTSPPPVASPPEQTSTTSTALPTPAKPANGIQTPEPAQPGMVDNCNHFHLVGTDDNCWTLANQYGLTESQVHTWNPEVGGPACDNLWTGYNACVGVVGGQPSPPTTTPPTTPPPNATPQPVQDGMVDNCNRFHRVVPGDNCWAVANRYGITPEQIVQWNTGIGGAACGGMWPDYYLCIGTSSGGSPTRPPPAADTPQPVQPGMVAGCKRFHFVVGGQSCETIAPQYGVSIADVIRWNPGAGSDCKSMWANAHVCVFKTREGFKDAQSEQVLDMLVAMVELYPLLANSYGRHVCNAVDILKEDITISHLRYCNAVSVKVDIQDAFGRTPAVPSECYVVLTVASSSAL, from the exons ATGTTCCGAGCTTCCATTATCGCCACCGTCGGCCTTTGTGCCACGCAAACCCTCGGAGCTGCATTGCTCCTTTGGGACAGCGACTTTCCGTTATACGACCATGATCCTGACGTGCCTGCTGATTGTACTTTGTGGTGGAACACCGATGATGGTCTTAGCTGCCAGACTGCCCTATCCATCGCTGGGGTTCCTGTCGCTGATCTTTTGAGGCTG TCTTGCCAGGATTGGAAGACAGACAGATCCTACTGTCTCAAAGCTAGCGCGGCACCGACACCAACGTCCCCACCGCCAGTCGCCAGCCCCCCTGAGCAGACAAGCACCACGTCGACCGCACTACCAACCCCCGCCAAGCCCGCTAATGGCATTCAGACCCCTGAGCCTGCCCAGCCCGGCATGGTCGACAATTGCAACCATTTCCATCTCGTCGGCACAGATGACAACTGCTGGACTTTGGCAAACCAGTACGGCCTGACCGAGTCCCAAGTGCACACGTGGAACCCAGAGGTCGGCGGTCCCGCCTGCGACAACCTCTGGACCGGCTACAACGCCTGCGTCGGCGTTGTGGGTGGCCAGCCTTCTCCCCCTACCACTACGCCTCCCACCACGCCGCCACCCAACGCAACGCCGCAGCCTGTCCAAGACGGCATGGTGGACAACTGCAACCGCTTCCACCGCGTGGTGCCGGGCGACAACTGCTGGGCCGTGGCCAACCGGTACGGAATCACCCCAGAGCAGATTGTTCAGTGGAACACCGGGATCGGCGGTGCGGCTTGCGGGGGGATGTGGCCCGACTATTACCTCTGCATCGGCACCTCGAGCGGCGGTTCGCCGACCCGACCCCCGCCGGCCGCTGATACCCCTCAGCCTGTGCAGCCTGGCATGGTGGCCGGCTGTAAAAGGTTCCACTTTGTCGTCGGTGGGCAGAGCTGCGAAACCATCGCACCCCAGTACGGAGTCAGCATCGCAGACGTTATCCGCTGGAACCCTGGCGCTGGCTCGGATTGCAAGAGCATGTGGGCAAATGCTCATGTTTGT GTATTCAAAACCAGAGAGGGATTTAAAGACGCACAGAGCGAGCAAGTCCTAGACATGCTGGTTGCCATGGTAGAATTATA CCCCCTTCTCGCCAATAGCTATGGCCGTCATGTTTGCAATGCCGTCGATATTCTCAAGGAAGATATCACAATCAGCCACCTGAGATACTGCAATGCCGTATCCGTCAAGGTGGACATCCAGGACGCCTTTGGGCGGACCCCCGCCGTCCCCAGCGAATGCTACGTTGTACTCACCGTGGCATCATCCTCGGCGCTATAG